The DNA segment GTAAAGGGAAAGGAGCTGTGATGGTCAGATGTCGACTAGATAGAGCCTTGGCTAATGAGGAATGACATAcactttttccattttcttaTACAGAATATTTGAGAATGGTGGGATCAGATCATCGTCCCGTCATTGCTTTTTTGGATGACAAACCATCAAAGAGAAGAAGGGGCCAATTCAGgtttgataagagatggatAGGTCAAGAGGGGCTCATGGAATCAATAGTGTCAGGCTGGACAGAAACTCGGGTAGGACAATCAGAGGATTTTATctctaaaattaataattgtcgTCATGAAATATCCTCTTGGCGGAAAGACAATCAACCATATGGGAAGGAAAAGATCTAGAATCTCCAACAAGCATTAGAAGAAGTACAAACAGACAACAATAGATCACAGGAGGATATTCTAGAGATTTCCAGGAAATTACAGAAGGCCTATAAAGACGAGGAGGAGTATTGGCATCAGAAGAGTCGGAATATGTGGTACTCATCCGGGGATCTTAATACAAAGTTTTATCATGCTTTGACAAAGCAACGCCGAATCCGAAATAAAATCGTGGGCCTCCATGATGAAGCGGGTAATTGGATCACAGATGAGAATGGTGTTGAAAAGGTGGCGGTAGATTATTTTGAGGGTTTGTTTAACTCTACTAATCCTACCGAGTTTGATAGTTTTCTGGATGAGATAGGATCATCAATCTCTCCACAGATGAATCAAATGCTACTACGGTTAGCAACGGAGGAAGAGGTCAGACAAGCTCTATTcatgatgcatccagagaaaGCTCCAGGACCGGATTGAATGACAGCTCTTTTTTTTCAGCACTCTTGGCATGTAATTAAAAAAGATGTGGTTGAGttggtgaataattttttggtcACAGGAGAATTGGATCCAAGGCTGACGGAACTAAGGCCGATAAGTCTTTGTAATGTtggatataaaataatatcaaaagTTTTGTGTCAAAGATTGAAAATTTGTCTTCCCAGATTAATCTCGGAAACacaatcggcttttgtggcaGGTCGGTTAATTtcagataatattcttattgcgCAGAAAATGTTTCATGGTTTGCGAGCCATTAAGTCTTGTCAGAGTAAGTTTATGGCTATAAAAACCgatatgagtaaggcatatGATCGGATTGAGTGGAATTTTATTGAAGCTCTCCTGCATAAAATGGGTTTTGATTCTCACTGGATCAAATTAATGCGAGAGTGTGTCTCTTCAGTCCAATACAGGGTACTTCTCAATGGGCAGCCTCGGGGTCTTATAATCCCTCAGAGAGGATTACGGCAAGGGGATCCTTTAtccccttatttatttattatgtgcaCGGAGGcgttaatttcaaatattaaaaaggcgGAGCGGGAGAAACAATTAACCGGTATGAAAGTGGCAAGAGCTTGCCCTGCAATTTCTCATCtattatttgcagatgatagttTGTTTTTCTGTAAGGCAAACAAGGAAGAGTGTCAAACTATCCTCAGGATCCTAAAGGACTATGAGTCTGTCTCAGGGCAACAGATTAATTTCCAGAAATCCTctattcaatttggacataagattgatGAAGCTAGTCGTCAAGAGTTGAGAGATTTTTTGGGAATTCAGAATCTAGGTGGTATGGGATCTTATTTAGGCCTGCCGGAAAGTCTAGGTGGTTCTAAGGTACAAGTGTTTGGCTTTGTACAAGATCGATTGAATAATAGGGTTAGTGGATGGACTTTTCGATTTTTTACTAAGGGTGGAAAGGAGGTGATCATTAAATCAGTGATTACGGCTCTaccaaaccatgtgatgtcGGTGTATCGGTTACCGAAAGCTACAGTTAAGAAGCTTACGGGTGCCGTAGCccaattttggtggagcccaGGAGGCAGTACAAGAGGCATGCATTGGAAATTTTGGGATAAAGTGTGTGTACATAAGGATAATGGTGGGCTGGGTTTTAAGGATTTAACTGATTTGAATACGGCAATGCTTGGGAAGCAGTTGTGGCGGCTAATCGAGAAGCCAAATGCTCTTTtctctcgagttttcaaaggaaggtactacaggaatgcttcacccctggaaccgattcgctcatactccccgtcatatggctggaggagtatcatttctgctagatctctggtttgtaaaggactaattaaaaggctGATCCCTGGCTcccatccactcgcccgagaccagctaataAAAACCTTTATAATAGTTACCCggacctcacagtggattctctcattGATTCGGAATCCCgaacatggaatttacaggcaATTAGGAATTTGGTGGATCCACAAGATGTAAAAATAATTGAGAGTATACCATTGAGTAGAAATCAGATGGAAGACAGGAGTGGATGGCACTTCACCAAGAATGGGAAATACACGGTACAATCAGGGTATCAGGTGGAAAGGATTTATCCGGATAAGGAGAAACCACCTGAGTGTTTTGGTCCCAATGTAGATATTCTCAAAGCATTCTGCTGGAAAGTGCGATGTCCCCCAAAGTTAAAGCATTTTTTATGGCAGCTGGTGTCCGGTTGTATAGCGGTAAAGAAAAATCTCAAAGCGAGAGGAATACAAGGCGACATTTGCTGTGCCCGGTGTGGAGAcccggaggaatcaataaaccatgtatttttcgaatgtcctccagcacgcCAAGTGTGGGCACTTTCGAGGATTCCATCAAATCCAAACCTTTTCCCAAGGGGCTCTCTTTTTGCTAATATGGACCATTTATTTTGGAGAGTTAACCCAcaaatggaggatcatcagtttgcttggatattatggtatatttggaaggcccGGAACAACAAAGTGTTTAGTAACCTTGATGTTGAGCCAAGGGAAACGCTTCGATTAGCCGAAGTTGAATCAACGCTGTGGGCTGAGGCACATGTTATTAACAATCATAGATTGGCACATGAATTACAGGTCAGGCCGGAAATAGGAACCACatgaagatggtgtttcacagacGGTTCTTGGAAAGATAAGGACCAATTCTCAGGACAAGGATGGCTTAGTACGTTAccaggttttgatggtttattaggAGCAAGGAATGTCAGGGCATGCCTTTCACCCCTTCATTCGGAGATAGAGGCtttaatttgggcaatggaatgtatgaaaaattTAAGGCAGTTCCAGGTTACGTTTgcgacggattgttctcaattggtgaagatggtttcggaaccagaggaatggccagcatttgaaagctacctggaagatatcaagctttTGCGACGAAGTTTCATCAACTCAGATATTGTTCATGTTCCTAAGACGGAAAATAAACGGGCAGATAGCTTGGCACGTAGTGCTCGgcaacaaccgtctttcgtcgtgcACATGGACGCAGAGTTACCacattggtttacagagtctacatgagtctgtaaatgtttgctgtcaaaaaaaaaaaaaaaaatccactgGGAAACATTGTTTGTAATCCATTCAATTCATGTAACTTAGTTGTGGTATGTATCCTCCTCATACCTATCATATGTACATACATCACAAGTACGAAATgggtaattaaataaattatcatatataacacagaacaaaaaaatacaactgTAGTGCAATATTTTTTGGTGTTTAATCTTCTAAAGAATATAAATACGTGTGTAGCACCAGATGGctacgtgtatatatatatatatgtatagtgATGTATAATCAAAGGAAGGCCAAAACTGAGAAGAAGTAAAAGAATGAAACTGTGAGCGAGAGAGAATAATAAGAGGAAGACGAGGTGCTTGGTCTTTGAGATGGTATGTTAGTGGCCTCTGGCTCAAACGAAGAAGCTGGCGGTCTAGCAGATGAAGAAGAACGGTTCGATGGAAGCGCCCTAGCCGATGTCTCACCAGTGTAACCTTAGCCATGAAAGATGAGACAGATTAGAAAGGTAACAAGATAAATAATATGCTCTTACTCGATAAAGAACTCACAATCAGATTCTTTCCAGCCAAGAACCAGTTTCTCACGGTCAAACACGACACGATAGCCAGTCATGAAGTTCTCTGCAAATTGTAAAGAAaccaaaaaattcaacaaagatcttgcattgtTAGTTTAGaaagaaaacatgttttgaATTTGATACTTACGTCCAATAATGCTAATGTCTTCGATCTTCATGACGCCTAAACAGTAGACATCTGTGTCCTGAAAACATTATAAGAACAGAGAAGACAGAGGTTTAAGTCTAGTGGCAGACAAGCAACAGAGTTGAGCTGTAATAACAGAGATGCCTAACTAACCTTCATGGGGATCACTACTAAAGGGTGATAAACAGGATATGAGCCCCCGCCTTTCATTGTCAGATTCACAGCTGGATACTGGAAGCTGTCTTTGTTTGGGCTGCAAACAGATATAGACACAAAAGCTATTAGCAACAGTCTAGAGAGACTCAGAGAGATGGTGAGTTAGAGTAAAGAGGCAACCTTAATGCATAACAGTACTCAAAAGGTAACTCGGAGTCAGTCTGATAACGTTTGTCCAGAGCTAGAGAATTAAACTGCAAAATCATATCAAGTTTATGTAACGAGTAACGACCATGACCTGGCTTCTCTTTAAACCAGTTTGGGATCGTCatattttatttcggttttaattaactttttgattcaacgtattttattttaaatgataactCGTTTTACTTCGGATTCTTTATTAAGaagtttgatattttattagttttttttataaattttaattaaaataacagGTCGTTCTCGAAAAAGGAGGAGATGGGTGTTACAGTTTATTACGCCATGTACTACCAAATCAAGATCATATACTATAATATAAGATGAAGACTTACACTTTCTGTAATAAGGGTGTAAGCTTCAGCAGTAAGATAGGTAAACGAGGTTCCAGAGTCAAAAACAGCATCAAATTCAAGATCCCCGGTGTTTCCTCCAACGCTTATTTGAGTGACGGTGATGTTGTAAGTCGGACTAGTTAACAGGAATAATAATATGGTAAGTAGAAGTAACCTTCAAGGACACGATTAAGCATTTAAGAAGAGATATCATTTGAGTGATTGCTTACTGTGGTTGTCTAATGTTCAATGGTGTTTCTCGTTGGTCTACGCTACCTCTATCTCCGAAACTGATCCTACCAGCTCCATCGTTTCCAAAACACATTGAGAACGAGTTTGCTGCGATTCCTTCCTTAGCTAATACGCTCGGAACCGATATGTCTTCTAAGCCAAGCCCGAAAAGACCGTTTGGAGCTGCACCATCGTGGAACACACCGGTCTGAACTTGACCACATCTGCTCCAGGACAAAGGGTTTAGTAATATAGATAGTTTGAGAAACACACATCTGCAAGGAAAGAACTCTACTTACCCCAAGGTAACGCGAGCAGGAATAGCTTTGGAGTTTTTGTCGTTTGAAACTAAGTGAAGGACATCTTCAACCAAGACTCCAGTAGAAGAGGTACCGTTTGAAAGATACCGTATCTGGTATGGGCAGTTACTATTTGGGGAAGCGCATCGGTCACCTCTTGTGCATAAAGAGCTATTACAAGGAACTTTAGCACTTGTTGACGATGCATTAGGGCTATAAATATTGAGCTCCAAGCTCTGTTCAACACAAAGAATAAAAAACTCATTTTCGGAACCCAACAATTTCAAAATAGTCGAATGTTTCATTTGGCTATAATAGATCTTTAACTTAACAATACAAGTCAACTGAAGCCTCATTTTAGAACATAACCCATCAAGATTATTCACATTACCGAGGCACCAGGTCCTTTGAGTTCACGAACACAATTGGTACAATCACAGGGCAACCAAAACAAGTCACTTCCAGTATCTAACGCAACCAGAAACCAATTAGACGGCGTCCCGACCGTCACATTCGCGTAATGCAAACTGTacagaaaaaaacaacaacaaaccaAACATAATAAACATCTCCAAGTCTCACAACAATCAACATAAAGCTAAAGGAGGAAACTTTTACAATCCAAGTGCGTCGACACGAACAGTCTCATTGCCGTCAGCGAAACTGACGAGGGACTGGTCTTGGGTCGCGAGCCTACGCCCTCTGATCACTCTATCGCGATGAGCCATCACTCTGTAATACTGAGAAGAGCCTCGACTAGGCAACCCATCTCCGGGCAAAGCCCCAACGACCCGATCCGAGAACCGGTGGTGAAATTCGAACCCGAATTCGCCAAAGGCTTGGGCTTTACCCAAAACCCAGCTCGAAATCACAATAATAATCAGACCCACAAGCATAATTCTACAGCTCGAGTACAAAACCATGGCGGTGGCTTCTTTCACTACTCCTCCGCCGAGATCTCGGAAACTTTCTTAGAGAAAAAGTTGGAAACTTTCCGAGAATTCGATAGCTAGTGATGAGAATTTCGATACGAAACCGAGAGATTAGGCaagaaggaaggaaggaaggatCGTGGAGGAGGAAGCTCTGAAGCTCTCCTCTTCTCTCTTTTGGTATTATGTTGAGCTTTCAAGTCAATTTCTTtaccaaattaaaataaaaatactttctagtcaattttattttcctcggaaaattattaaaatggttttgatttattttttttaataggaaAAAAGGTGGCAGGTAACTTTCCTTCTCTACCTCAGAAATGGCAATAGTCAACGTGGAAGTCGTCGATGTGGGGCCTCAAGTCATATGTGTGGAATATTCAAACAGTGGGTGTGAATGTGATGCAGAATAATATGCAGAACTAATGCAGAACAATTATTTTGCAGATTGTACTGCATTTGTTGTCCATTCACCTTTTTATATGCAGATCATTAATATGCAGTAAAATCTGCATGCAGATTTTTATTACAAAGACTTCGAATGGCATGCAGATCAAGAAAATACAGATCAAACTCAAAACgcagatcaagcagaacaaatgcagatcaagcagatcatGCAGAACAAATGCAAATCTAACTGGTTAAGCTAATTTATCAAATTAGTGTATTTaaccaaatattaaaaataattttgtaaattaaatatctaaaacaaaaatacaaattctcatcaattattttttattaatttaataaatgcaaagaaattttaaacattatataaaagttaacacaattataacaaaaaaaaaatcataaacaaaaaaaagtataattctaataaatatattgaaaccttaaaaattatataaaattcattaaaatgacaaagaGTATTCCTTTtccatttaattatttttatagtcCAAATTACGAGTTTTACCGGTTTTTACaagatttgaaggtttaattCAAATCCGAATTTTAGAGCAACCCGAAACATGAATATGGATGAGTTACGGTTTGACCGGCCAGTCCAGTCTGGTTTTCAAACACTATTCAAAACAGTTGTATctttatttatcaaataaacttactaaattatcatattttattaaatgttagaaaataataattaaaattaaatatataaaccaaatatacatattgttatttataaataatgaaatttaaattacCAAACATCATAgatatattcattaaaataagttttacaaaatagtagaaaataaaaatttataaaaaaatattaattattttagttatattactcataacaagaataaaaataaaatatactataatatatatgttttctatcaatgtaaatattataaatgattttagtaaagcaaagaaaatagataatacaaaaataatatatataaatatatatctagtTATtgcaaacataatatataaaaatatgaatatgttgaatatatacttttatgtaaattttttataaaattatttaaattctataaaataaaatcattttaaaataaattatttataaaacgaaattattaaattttgtttcaaagtGAATAACATGAATTAGTAAAGTAGACtatctattaataattaataaccaatataaataaatttatattattgatctgTAAGTGTAcagcttctttttcttctttaattgCAGATCAAAACATTTATGTGCAATTTagatctgcatgcagatctttaattttttaatcatttatttttgatCTGCAAAAAATGTGTTGAATGGCAAAAAAGTTGCAGTTCAATCTGCATTTAAAATGTCCTGCATTTATTCTGCATCTGTTCTGTGTTACATTCAAAGCCAAAGAGATTTATTGATCtgcaaaaagaaaggaaaagaggTGGGAGAAATGCAGATGGCCAATCAtgtagttttattttgttttctaaatagGTTATTTATGtgatttcatttattttgaaacaaaacaccaaatctttcataaatattattaatatttataccaTTTTCgttttatattatagtttatttatttttaaattatttataaaaataatatataaaatatgtattatattatttatatctgATTTGACATAAAATGGTTTAGAAAATGGTATATTTTTAGTATACagattacatttttaatatattttatttgaaataaattgTAATGCATGGTGTGTATcatcgaaaatatatataatttcacaaTGGAATCATACTCCCTCGGTTTCTAAATAATCCATGTTTTAGCTTTttcacaaatattaagaaaaattaaatatttaactatcaatgcattaatttttaaaattataacaatttcccATAAATTTAAACCAATAGCAATTCAATAAATCTAAAAAGTGTAGAACATACATTATTTAGAAACGGAGCGAGTATATTATATCTATCTAATTTACAAAATCTCTACAACAGAATGATTTAgtattttcatttcttattttaatgtatcaattattttagatgaatttatttataataagttatatacacatatatatatatataactgtatcctttaaaaataatattagtaaaataatgtataatattttaaaagttattaatattatataaattagtcttGGGCATTTTTTTGAACCCCAAAAATCGAACCGGAACATAGCCGAAAAACGAAACTGAAACTAGaccacaatttttaaaaacctgaattgatacaatttttttatctgaataataaaaacgaatcgAAATTGAACAGATACCCAAaattccaaaatataataaaatatgaattacttataattttaaaataactgtgatattaatttatagataaaacACTATTCAACACATCTGAGTTACTTAAATATTTTCAGGCTTTTAGGATTTTAACTCAGATTTTCTtaggttttatatttttttttgttttaaagtcGATATATTAGTAAATCAGAACCTTTTTTAGTTCGATATGTTTCgggttttattaaaaaaaacaaacttgcACCGGCATAATTATTCGAACTGGTTCATTCTAGATATTTTTTGGTTTCCAAATAATCTTAAGAATTATAACCCGAATAACTAGATCCGTCATGAACCGTATACGCAAATGCCCAACGGTATTTCAATTAATGATGATTTGATAAATTAGTTGATCTGCATTTGTTCTGCGTATTTACTTGATCTGCATttgttctgcttgatctgcattaTCTGTTGATCTGCATATTTTGAACTGTGTCTCCCATTCGAAGCCAATGTGTAATCGATTGCTGATGAATAATTACGGCATTTTCGCCATTTAATTGTTGTactaggataagatccgcgccttgcgcggaattaagttattatttttattatattttggagaatgaaacaatagtttggcttcatttggattaggggtgttcaatccgaatatcgggttggtttcggttcggttcgggttttttcggtatttcggttagtaaaatataattattattctaaaaccatatttactttgactttagtctttcacatacttttgaaagatttcaactggacgactaaattgatcagccaatcttgttgctttagatcattagtatttatatatatatatatatatatattatttagtttgaatatttattaaataaaaattcatatgcgttatattttatgatcatttgtaacttattataacaaaaaaaataatctattgatcacaaaattttcagagtgggaatattcaaatttctaataatatataaatgttttgaaaaattcaaaatataacatataagaaaaaatataaatgtttttattatatatttaatgtgattttttaatatctttcaataatataaaattaaaaaaaaaaagaactaagataccaaaattgttatcaaatatttattattcataataaataatttttatatatacgttaatcatattaggtaatttcgtagcttctaattaaggaaagtgcaaaaacaaatttggtagattatttatcaattcgatagttagtttaataaaaaatataatgtaagttaagatagtccaacctatttttctaagaatagtatattttatatagtcatttattaaatgagaatttataatcatacagttctatgatcattcatatcattttataactgaatatttaaatcatcgataacaaaattttcaatgtgaaatctttaataagtttataatttataaatgtttttgaaaattcattgaaagttttaatattaaaatatttatgtaatcttatggtatatagtataatatatatatatatatacgtgtgttttattattaaataatattttttactcatatggttttaaaatcatgtgtatcttcttatattattaaataaaagttcatattaatacaattttatgatcatttgtaacttattatgacaaaaaaataatctattgatcacaaaattttcagagtggggatcttcaaatttctaataatttatagacgttttgaaaaattcaaaatataacatataagaaaaaatataaatgtttttattatatatttaatgtgatttttaaatatcttttaataatataaaattaaaaaagaactaagatacaaaaattgttatcaaatatttattattcataataattaattttcacatatacgttaatcatattaggtaatttcgtagcttttatttaaggaaagtgcaaaacattttttggtacgttatttatcaattcgatagttagttttataaaaagtgtaatataagttaagatggatcaacctatttttctaagaatagtatattttgtatagttatttattaaataagaatttataatcatacggttctatgatcattcatatcgttttataacaaaatatttaaatcatcgataacaaaattttcaatctgaaatctttaataagtttataatttataaatgttcttgaaaattcattgaaagttttaatattaaaatatttatgtaatcttatggtatatagtgtttaatctatatatatatatttatttattattaatatagtGGTATTACTTAAGCTGGCTGAACtggaatcaacactttgggctgaggctcAGGTTTTAAGGAATCAGAGAGTGGCACCAGTTACACAGAATAGTTCCATCCAAACGAATACAGGACGATGGTGTTTTATAGATGATTCTTGGAAAGATAAGGCTGTGTTTTCAGGGCAAGGATGGTTTAGTACTTTACCAGGCTTTGATGGATTGTTAGGGGCACGAAATGTCCGAGCATGTCTATCACCTCTTCACTCGGAGGTGGAGGCATTGATTTGGGCAATGAGATGCATGAGAAACTTAagacaatttcaggttacgtttgcaacagattgttctcagttggtgaagatggtttcggaacctgAGGAATGGCCTGCATTTGGAACCTATTTAGAAGACATCAAgcttttgagaagaagcttcCACAACTCAGATATCGTTCATGTACCAAGGACGGCGAACCAAAAGGCGGACAGCTTAGCACGTAGTGCTCGGCATCAACCGTCTTTCGTTGTACACATGGATGCAAAGTTTCCAagttggttcacagagtcaatatgagtctgtgcATTGTttgctgataaaaaaaaaaaattattaaatgatattttttactcatatggttttaaaatcatgtgtatcttcttataataaaaatgttaaaccattgatcattaatttttaacataataattttaatagttttagtcatttattgtcgtttttaaaaattcaaaatataacatatacgaaaaaatctaaattttatttttatagctaatttgattgtttaatttattttaataatataaaattaaacaaaaaatgatagaggagatataaattgttatcaaatctttattattaaaagcattaattgtcatatatatattagtcatttatggtaattccgtaggttttatttaaggaactAAAAtagcatatcatatcattatatcatatagtttgaccaacttatgtatctaacaacatataaaaatcgaatgtggacctacttatttttcaattgaatgtaattgactacctaattgagtgtcacctatgcattggggcttcttttaattaatacaaaattgaggttacatcttttcaaatgttcctcaattaatatataggggatattttGTCAACACGTCATTAGATTATTTAAAACTTGATATTAGTATATGTTGTTGGACCAAGTTTTCgtcatttttcattttcttctttacgTTTAGTGTATCTATCTGTGTTGTGGTGCAAACTCTAACTTAATAACTTGTCCAATAAAGCCATTCAAAGAATGGAAAAAATGTTGAAGACATTGTAAAAGAAGTTGACTCGTGAATTCGAATTCACATAGAGATTTCACATAGAATGAATGACGCGGTTATCTCACTCACAAAACAAACCAATGAGCAATGacctattaaaaatatacaataattaaagtatttttattCATAAGAATCGAATCtgtttaaataaatatcaaatcaaCTGAAATAAACGTAAACGTTAAACATGATTTCAACTTACATAAATAAGATGAAATATACTGAATATTCTAGACATACACATATTAGACACATTTTTCATTAGATTTTATTTAGATTATAAAAtcatcaatattaaaaatcacttatTTTACTCTACTAATATCTCATTTATGTTATACCAAAGGCGTAAAATACTCTGACGGACAAGTTGGCACGAGGTGCTAGGACTTTGCCATCTACTATGGTTTATGTTAACTCAATTCTTCCGAGGTGGCTCTCGGAGTCGGACCAGGAATCTTCTTCATTTCATAaccttttgttgtaaaaaaaaaatatctcattTATGTTCAAATTCTTCTATATTTGCTTGATTGCCATTTTAATTTGTTAGATTTCCATTTtgatcattaaaatattttatctgTGATTTTTGATAGTTATGTCATACCAATATGATATTTGGTCGTTAAAATTAGTTAACATAGTTAGATTTATGAGTATACACCAATGataggtattttattttattatagccAAGCCTTTCataatttgttatttatataggTAGACAAAGGTGGGCGAATTGTTTAGTTGGTAAAACGGTTTACCTGTATTTAGATtggaaaaaataagaaaaccatattcaaaacaacaaaaaacctACCAAGTCATAAATTGAGAACTTCATCTTGTCAGTATTGATGCCCACTTTCAGAACAACTCCATCCATGGTATGAAAATGGAGTTCTCAAAAAGTAATTatatgttaattaatattaaaatgctGGAAGAGGTTCTGAAAATCTTAGATGTATTATTctataagttttaaaataaaaacttttgaGAACTTATTTGATGGGAATATAAGGGCATCAGCATCAATGAACCTTAAGGGAGGTtcataactttaattttttattattttttgtttaacttttctgtttgattta comes from the Brassica napus cultivar Da-Ae chromosome A7, Da-Ae, whole genome shotgun sequence genome and includes:
- the LOC106451676 gene encoding aspartyl protease family protein 1, with translation MVLYSSCRIMLVGLIIIVISSWVLGKAQAFGEFGFEFHHRFSDRVVGALPGDGLPSRGSSQYYRVMAHRDRVIRGRRLATQDQSLVSFADGNETVRVDALGFLHYANVTVGTPSNWFLVALDTGSDLFWLPCDCTNCVRELKGPGASSLELNIYSPNASSTSAKVPCNSSLCTRGDRCASPNSNCPYQIRYLSNGTSSTGVLVEDVLHLVSNDKNSKAIPARVTLGCGQVQTGVFHDGAAPNGLFGLGLEDISVPSVLAKEGIAANSFSMCFGNDGAGRISFGDRGSVDQRETPLNIRQPHPTYNITVTQISVGGNTGDLEFDAVFDSGTSFTYLTAEAYTLITESFNSLALDKRYQTDSELPFEYCYALSPNKDSFQYPAVNLTMKGGGSYPVYHPLVVIPMKDTDVYCLGVMKIEDISIIGQNFMTGYRVVFDREKLVLGWKESDCYTGETSARALPSNRSSSSARPPASSFEPEATNIPSQRPSTSSSSYYSLSLTVSFFYFFSVLAFL